The genome window cagacactgcaaaaggcaatattagacactcctgatggtctggttttctttttgtctgctgcagagagactaaaaaatgatatctatttttcatgttttcctccacaaacaaataatcaggatgtgGTGGGAAACATAGAAAACACATTGGACAtggggcccacaaggtacaaattacatgaaaataataaataaaaacctacttctgccttgagtttttcagtcaattatttcaaatccattcattcttaaaaaaaaaatccaaaaagcttccgtttttctcttatgccgagtcaaaaatgacacctgcactattgttgaataaatgtctcacttaggttttgtcaaaaccacatttcaaACTAAAGAAACGGTCGAAGCcatgaggtctttaagaaagttaacggggtaaaagtacataatctatttgagtgcacagttccactacatggcagaatttttattttatttcaattaccaatttcatcatacgcagttatctgggtatgatgacagttaggcttttgttgagtcaatgatgacaaagcctatgttcgattattatttttaagttcagaaagatgtgaaactcacaagcagaagctactcctacacttgccactatagtatttttttaaattaaattcaattcaatagggatgaccctattttacagtttttcatttatctcagccatgtctggtctacattaatcgcgataatcgagggattactgtttattccttacacagccactaatggcatttgtgtgggtgacttatccacaggtttttgctattaaaaaaacaccaaactagtcagtgttttcattcaaacgttgaatgtatcatgatgaaaaacgagccaattgcgcaaagccttgaatactgaacgctgacgtttaaatattacacggatagagaaaaacggaactatttaaaaatgactcactttgttatggcgtcgacaagatgcccctttctggtcgttttggccacattcttgatgtttcccagcagtctgtgctcgttgagggactgaaacacacaatagaatgatttctttttaaacaaagagcgatcggtaacgcaatgtagccaatttgtttgcaaacattttgctgtctgcacacacatggggctacatcacgtcaacgaatcatgctcttatcactcttaagacgagaactggggcttcgaaagcctcaaatgacaacgtaccgaatgtgctgcatcgtcctgtgagaagtttgtcaggctttcttcggcaaatcggcacttttgagctgctctgcagagcacgcccgtgctgcctcctggctcatcagccattttggggtttgacgtcggctatttgaactgtgacctcggccacgcctattaaaaagagacacacacaaaatataaattgttttcatagtatcgtgcattagtcagtgtgtatgtgtgtgtgggggtctgtaaatgctttttggttggactttaaaaaaatacattgttttcataataacatgcattagtcagtgggtggggcggggctgtaaatacgtgttgattgggctttcatactgaaaaaaaatacattgttttcatcataacgtgcattagtcagtggggggagctgtaaatattttttggttgggctttaatcctttaaaatacagtatgatACATTATGAGCATTGTGATGACgtgcactttagtgttttttttaacttctagacatttaaatgatacttggcagtggtgtgccgtcagggccttcaaggccttctctgctggcctaagaaatatctgaatcagactagaaaaggaggaaagaaaggaggatggatattgtgtacaggtaaaaaggatttttggtgagtaaaatatggatatattcctaaataatatttcaattgtatgaggttattattgattattttatgtgtcgcaagctgtacctgcagtagaggttttatagtcataaaatagtttttgagggttggattgattcgctgaaggtgtcgctaggaaattcacggaccgccgctgatatatatgtatgtatatgtatatatatgtatatgtgtatgtgtatatgtgtgtatatgtatgtgtgtatatgtatgtatgtatatatacatgtgtatatatatgtatatatgtgtatatataatatatatatactatgtatatatatgtatatatatatatgtatgtagatgtatatatatatatgtatatgttgacaattacaaacctctctaatcttttcaagtaggataacttgcacactTGCCCacttggtggttgactaaatacttatttggcccactgtacatacatatatacatagtggattttcacattttctatgaactttacaaaaatatacatatatcttttcattttttattttttttacttcagtgctgagtcctagtagcaagcggaggtcaggggagtggcttccgcttgcaagtttcagcgtggattttcacatttttatgaacttacaaaaaaaatgtaattgacaaaagaacatttcccccagaaaaaacgTGATGTGATGAAActgcgatatatatatatatatatatatatatatatatatatatatatatatatatatatatatatatatatatatatatatatatatatatatatatatatatatattatatatgtatatattttatatatatatgcggatacacacatgcataaatatatatatatatatatatatatatatatatatatatatatatatatatatatatatatgctcatCATGAACAATAAACACTTGTTCATATTTTCTCATTATAATTAAGTTTGGCCCTCAGAGAACCACATAAGGTTCCCcaccactggaaaaaaaacaaggatgaGAACACTTGTGACTATAAATGCAATCAATGATATTGCACGAcacactttttgttgttgttgttttggaagCAACGAGAGGACTGGTGATGGGTCAACATATTACAGTAGCGAGAACATCACACGCGTCCACATTTGTTGACAAAACGAGAGAAAAAGAATCGGACTCGCGTTAGTGTTAAGGCATCTCATTGCTAGCAAATAAAGTGTGGCGGGTGTAGATTGGGTGCGATGCACACCAGGTTAATgctaattgtgtgtgtgtgtgttaaaaaaaatgaactcattgacgCTGTCAATGGCtgctgtggaagaaaaaaataagtctgACATTGTTAAACAATACTCCCACATAAATTGTGTTCAAAATGCAGCCGGCGCAGAAAGGCAGAAAGGCCCCAAGGGGCACTTTGGCTGAAAAGTCCCTTTGGGAGAGGATCAAGAGCATGGCCAGGAAACGGCTGGAAATTGGATCACCGGACCGCAATTTAGAATTCGATGAATATTTGGAGAAATGTTGCCCACTAGCTAACATTGTTGCAATAGTTTGTCATTTTGTGAGGGAGAAAGATAAGGCTTCAAATGCGTGAAAAACAAGGGTAAGGAACAAGAGTGGAGCTGGTGGGGGGTAGTGGCCCCAAGGTTGTGGTTCAAAATGGGACAAAAAGATAAACCGGGCCGCGTTCGGGATAAAcactaatacattttttttattcagctcACGAGTCGTTTTAATAAGTTATTAAGCTTGCCATTAGTTTAGTAAATTTAGTTATAATCGCAGTTTTGGGgctaaagaaagagaaaaaaatagttctGTGAAAGTAAGGCAATAGTATTATTAAGATTAAAGCCATAAGATATttactaaaaaaatattactagaTTGAAGTTGGGATATTACGTACCTTTGTTACGTAATTTCTATTGATGCAGTGCAGCTAATTGAGTTGCAACGTGCAAAATAATTGATTCTAATAATGAGATAATGGGCTCAACTTTTTCATCAAAAGATTTTTCTATAACATTATTCGGTGTGATGAATTGACAAGTTGGCATGTTTTCAAAGATCATGCATGCTGATATGTTTCTTAGTACTAGGGGCAAAGAAAGCTACCAAGGAAAATTATGTTCTACATGTCCAGATGGCATACTTCAAAATGACATAGCTGTAAGCTTGTATCAAGGATTTGTATGTTACGGAATAATACTTTGTTGAGTTGTTATTTGGTTTTAAGGGGCCCGGTCATATTCCCCACCCCCTGGCCGGCTCTGATTTGTTCTGCCACTGGAGGAGCGTGTCAGtgtttttgcaaaaacacaaggaACATTAAGTAGgtctttttggtaaaaaaaaaaagtgatctaGCGTGAGCAAAGTTAGAAAAAAAGCAGAGGCGGGCCAACAGGAGTGGCCACTTCATGTGCTAAGCTGGCGTTTCATTGGTTGTTGtcttttataaaaatgtattaaaatgtttgttttttctttgtttttgttttttgctggcCGGGCTGGAAGTAAAGCCGCCCGCTCTCCATCCTCCATCTTAAACATCCGGATACATTCATGTGGACACCTGTAGCCAAGCTTTCAGAACAACATGTACTGGTTGTCGATGGCCCGCTTGCGTCCGCGCTCGGGCTCCAGCTCGTAGTCCGAATCTCGCCGGGGGATGACGGCCGGGTGCGGGCCGGCGTGGCGGAGGGGCGGCCGCCGGCCCGCTGATTCGCTGCGCCGCAAGGGGAGCGGGGCGGCGGCAGCGGACGGCGGGgctacggcggcggcggcggcgcgacGAGGTGGCCGCAGGCCAGAGACGCCCGCCGCCGCGCAAGAGGAtgacgaggacgaggaggacgatGACGAAGAGGGCGGCTGGCTGCAGCTGTGAGGCCCGCTGCAGTGAGCCAGGCTGGGCTCCGAGTTCCAGCGGTGCAGGGAGAACGGCATCAAGAGGGCGCCAGAGAGCCGACCTGGGATGAAGAAAACCACGTCAGGGCAACGTTTCCCCAATCAATGTGCTTTTATCGCTACATTTTTTGGATATAGTGCACTAATTGTTATCAATGATGGCGCTACATGTTGACCGGAGAGAAACttgaatgatgaaaaaaaaaacaccagatgatttttttaaagatgtgtaAAAAGTGAAGAAAACGTCCATAAATGTCGGTATTTCGGAAAGTTTATATTATTGTAGCTAATCCAAAAAAGCGAGCACCCCAGATTGGCAGCCCGTCCTCATGATGTCATAATAACATCGACCTGTGCTCACGTCTATCAGTGTTTATTGTCACATATTATGCAGCGTGCCTCCTTATCTTTGTTTACTTTTCTATTTATAAAAATTTGAACTGCCCTATGTGTGTATTACACTGCGCCTCCTTAATTTTTGTTTATgttgatctttttttcatttgttcatttcttGGATTGTGATGTGCCTTGTATTTGTTTTGCTGTATGTTTTTATTGTATGTTTGTGatagttaaaaaaatgctttatgcCCAATGATCAAAGTAACATCCCAACACCATAAGCAGTgttattttctgtatttaaacAGCATGTCCTCCATTATTAGAGGTGTGCAATCTTGCATACTTTGAACCACCTTCTTTCACGTAAAGATCATTTACACTAGGTGTCGTCTGCCCCTTGAGTTAGAGGTCCaggccatttgaactgggaggcgcTTGCTGTCAATAATTTCCCAGTTCAAGTTGGACTTCTATGGCCATCAGcggcaaaaaaatcaaaatatgttgATTGACGGCCATCCCTCACCTTGCGAAGGGGGGCTGGTGCCGGCCACGACGAAGCTGGAGAGCGTGACGGCGCCGGCGGCTCCGCACTCGAGCGGGA of Stigmatopora argus isolate UIUO_Sarg chromosome 5, RoL_Sarg_1.0, whole genome shotgun sequence contains these proteins:
- the LOC144074984 gene encoding peptidyl-prolyl cis-trans isomerase FKBP3-like, producing MADEPGGSTGVLCRAAQKCRFAEESLTNFSQDDAAHSSLNEHRLLGNIKNVAKTTRKGHLVDAITKIPPKGGGQGFLPMYR